In Lycium ferocissimum isolate CSIRO_LF1 chromosome 7, AGI_CSIRO_Lferr_CH_V1, whole genome shotgun sequence, the sequence gaatatggtcgcccgcccgtcattggccccataacacagcataacaccagaaagtttcaaatctccatatcccgtcacacatcataacgccatacacagcataacgccaaatatgagcggaacccggccctctagcgaggggctcagcgaaccataacacaaagataacaccggagtataacatagtgtgcacgacaacataaccggccggactcggcgaaagatacaacgaaatgcacgagcagagtcgtgagtaaccatatgtataaaatcattatcatagactcaaaagataagtaaaatgaccatacttggaaatcgggataatagccataccaaattctttcaaaagtcattagagttacataaaggaaagtcgcgggacccacggacgggtgtcgacccgagacggtcccgcctatgaaaaacatactcatcatacgccataaaatctcctacgaacatatcgaggcaatccgagcctttctgtgaaagttacggtcgttcgtagttacggaactctttaaaaacaaaactttttatgcaacatttgaaaatcaaatattccaaagacatacgggccaatatttcatcatacccaacatacgaataccaagaaacaaataaaaatcatagacatgctcggatcgcgagaatagaatttcctcgaggctcgtgtcatagcctatttgtaactaaggcatgccaaaagaaggaagggttgagctttacatacctcgtccgctctcaaagctaatccaactcaagctaatcccaacctacgtctcgggctccccaaggtctacacaacgtcaacggatatcaaatattagctatagacatttaggcatttaattccaaactagcacttaattttacagaaatttggcgatttccccgtaaatagaccaaccccgagaatttaactcggccaaatcaacaacaacaacaccaacaactaaactagcaacatcactagtcaattcaaaacgcattctaacattaaatactctttctacataatccaacaacattcattatatccaattcaacggcttacattccagccaacattaacgctcatacattcaaatacaaatccgaacccataccaacaacattcaagcacattttaaacaattcacacaatatttccaacaatccaaaaaaatGCTCCAATTTACTCGAAAAcagtcccaaacccgagaacaacatccacaacacattcctaacttccgaatcacgatttgcaccaacaatccgcactctaacaatgtcattctcataaatatagaaattacattaaatgtacgcaatcctccaaatcagcccataacaattacaacaccaatcTTCAGTCATTAAattcttatcgtcaacatagaattcataacgacgacaactaaaatactaactaaactttgttcattctcaaccacaCAAGGGGggccctattcggccaacacccctctatgccaacttcatgattttcattcttctcttcacactacaacaatcaaaacatgctaactagaattaattcattacttctacacaacacaacacacacacacggccaacacaccatgcacacggctcacttccacatgcaatatttttatgaatttcatccatatttacatactacaacatgcacacatccttcataacacataaaacaagattaatccttaccttttcctcttatcttcacaacttggctagggtttgcgattgataaaacggatggtttgttgacccaaacaacacttccacgttaatgaggacccttcacttagtaggtttgctaggaagaaataattttgtgatggctaaatcttggtcttgaattttgcccccttggccgaatggttgttgttgttgttcttcaagttcttgatttttctaagtgtggaaatgaagaaagatgacttattagtcatcttttatgctcctagATGAATCATCCAAGtatccatggcccacacatgggttggaccaattaaatttgaccacaaaatgtgtggggccctctcccaaaccacacggccaacatggcctttttccaataatttccaacttctcaatatttcacttttagtcccaaattttcccaaatgttccatgccaaccaattcatgaacaaattatgtctcaaaacaaaatcgaaggtcaaaagtcccgacttcgtatcccggaatggtcttgtccctaacttatcatagttaacccggattgtcccaatgtacgaaatacgggatataacagaaaatatgaaatagggtcgtggaccacctatttatacttggaagtcaaaaaggctacagcgatCCGGTTCGACGAGTCGGTCGATGGCCCGTCGACTTgcccgtcgacctgcgcctgcagatgcatGGCTGCGGGATCCCATAGACACCGCacgtcgatggtccgtcgaacATATCGAAGACCcatcgacgatgactggtgtcctgtAGGTTTTTCTGGTCCAGTTCAGAtcacgtcgattcgattcgttcaacttttaACTCTATAACTTGCCAGGAATATCTactggtacccttgtacacggggtaagacattttctacctcccAACTCGGgttcgggtctctattccaagggcatacccgactagaaaatcataggttctaccactatgaacacgaggggtgtaacaggTACTTTGCAAAAtccttccaaaacacgacttgTACCTTGCCTTCCTCAATgtactttcttctcttacctcgaatgtctttggaatcttaattaaaatcgccaagtaacctttcttactcgTAGGGACATCGTATTCATCTCGCCCTGCGTTACTCCATCTACTGCATAATGACATGAATatttttttccgaggtgtaacacttccTCTCTGGAAATCTCAAAGGGTGACTTCTTTTTTCTGTGGGGCTGTCTCCCCGTACTGAATCAAGaaaggatcctcatactggtgTTCCTTAACCTTAGCTACTAAGGATGATGTCGTTGTATCCTGAACTGTGATTCCTGCATCGCCTGagtccaataatcgaactcctaggctggctaACTGATGAAGCTCGTGAGCTAACTCCCTTTTCTCTATTCGCAAGTAAGACAAACTAaccatagatctgcggctaagggcattggctactacattcgccttccctAGATTGTATagaatattaacatcataatcctttaacagctccaaccatcgcctctgactgAAATTCAACtttttctgcttaaagatgtactgaagGATTTTATGATCCATGTAAacatcaacatgaacaccatataaaaaATGTCTCCAAACCTTaagtgcatgaatcactgcagctaactcccaaatcatgggtcggatagttcttctcgtgcttcctcGGTACACCTAGAAGCATAAGTAATAACCCAACCgggctgcatcaacacacaatcCAATTCGACACTCGAGGTGTCACAATAGATAGCATAACCCTatgatccctctggaagtgtccaAACTGGCACTGAAGTCAGtctgttcttcaactcctgaaaacttCGCTCGCACGTGTCTGTCCATTTGAACTTAGCTGCCTTTTgtgttagctttgtcaatggtaCTGAAAGAGAGGCAAAGCCCtttacaaatctcctgtaatatcctgccaaccttagaaaactacgaaccgcAGTCGGTGTCGTGAATCTAGGCCATGTCTTCACAGTCTCTATCTTCTGGGTGTCAACCCTGATGCCTTCACCTGATACAACATGTCTAAGAAAAGCCAcggagttcaaccagaactcacatttggagAACTTTGCATACAGCTTCTTATCCTTAAGAACCCTGAGCACAgcacgcaaatgatccgcatgctcagCCTCTGATCGAGAGTAGACTAGAAGAttatcgataaacacaatcatgaacAGATCTAAAAAGGGTCTAAATATatggttcatcaaatccataaatactgctagcgcatttgtcaacccaaaagaTATCACAAGAAACTCGaagtgaccatatctggtcCTGAAAGTTGCCTTCGAcatatctgttatatcccgtatttttgtacactggaatattttaagctaatcgcgacaagtcaagggcaagactattttgggataggaggtagagacttttaacttccgattttgtttcaatgcacaagttgcttataaattttacttggtatggaaatattagtgaatattagggattaattaatcatgattaaattgttaagtggggattagtaattaattatggttaagTAGACCACAAAGTGGACCCCACAGCATATGGTCGAATGCGATTGGCTCTTGaaggataatgggacacatgtcaaggttggacatgtgtcaccatcatgtgtggcatatataaagggaaattgatgactaatgaatcatttatcatcttcacaaacaaaagaaaattaagagatagagagagagactctcggccatggctggccgagagtgaAGCTTGGTGATTTGGATCAAATtagatttttcttcaagtgtttcaactcctTGGAAGGTGTATAATAACGTGGGATTGGTCCTAgataacaagaacaagtattaaattcaaggcacaaattctagccaagttgaaaagTCCAAGTgtaaaaggtaaggtttaatcttcttttacatgtgttgtggatggtttgaacgtgttgtagtatgtggaaatgaatgaaaatcatggaattatgtatgttggtgttgaggccGTATAGGGGCTATTTGTACatgaaatggtgaattaattttacttggtattttgattgctgttgttatggattgtatggtgaaaatgaaggtttaatgattcaagttggagttgtaattgtttgtggggatgttgtagaagctaatatgatgtgaatatagtttcttgcatctatataaatgatgttgctaaacgtgtggttgttggtatgatttgtgaaattggaagaaaagaatgtgttgttgttgttcttgttgagttgggaagattgcgggttgcattgtatgttggttgggctgttttgaatattgtgcgggttgtccgaagtgttctcgagtcttgtttgaatggtctcgggttagcacttgaacgcatgatcattggtgttggcttgattgtatgtggt encodes:
- the LOC132063067 gene encoding uncharacterized protein LOC132063067 — its product is MPVTRRDLAGQRGKAMTDEGTSRVAPVYVGQGESQSEALSRSSQNPSIPDGYRGAAAITPPVPPHDTLGQEMWDAIRLLTQLVAAQAQRQGMGTGYADWNVSTRVRDFINLDPPGLEEWKQQQRADRERDRGQIYSRSEAEHADHLRAVLRVLKDKKLYAKFSKCEFWLNSVAFLRHVVSGEGIRVDTQKIETVKTWPRFTTPTAVRSFLRLAGYYRRFVKGFASLSVPLTKLTQKAAKFKWTDTCERSFQELKNRLTSVPVWTLPEGS